In Anaerolineae bacterium, the following proteins share a genomic window:
- a CDS encoding tetratricopeptide repeat protein: MPKSDTLGYLQEKKLGPADELREHLHKLEESHLNIKTMDSAQALALLRDLDWVVARLDQLEANGLDLRPERGRFQAIQGHLKKKAAPLLQALGGPMALRKQRPAPLPPPEQWWWYINDMVAAQQQRLWRRVVIGLAMGLLVIGGVIIAFNTILAPSPETVARLNAENDASSFVEEGKYLEALAALENGLAKVPGDSGLLIFKGVVLEALGQEEEAAQTFAQAQELITDPKEFYLARAQLYLRMNQPEKAEREALAALELDEEFGRTWLTLGQAYELQGRVLEALETYETAGQVAFDQNENEVYVLSRMALARLSQSPPDLPVEEATEESGN; the protein is encoded by the coding sequence ATGCCAAAATCCGACACGTTAGGGTATTTGCAAGAAAAAAAATTAGGCCCGGCGGATGAACTGCGGGAACACCTGCATAAACTGGAAGAAAGCCACCTTAATATCAAAACAATGGACTCGGCCCAAGCCCTGGCGTTATTACGTGACCTGGATTGGGTGGTCGCCCGGCTTGACCAGCTTGAAGCGAACGGATTGGATTTACGCCCTGAACGGGGACGATTCCAGGCCATTCAGGGTCATCTAAAAAAGAAAGCCGCCCCTCTTTTGCAGGCGCTGGGCGGGCCTATGGCTTTGCGAAAGCAGCGACCTGCCCCGCTTCCCCCACCTGAACAGTGGTGGTGGTATATCAACGATATGGTAGCGGCCCAACAACAGCGTTTGTGGCGGCGGGTGGTGATTGGCCTGGCCATGGGGCTGTTAGTTATTGGCGGTGTAATTATAGCCTTCAATACTATTTTGGCCCCTTCTCCTGAAACGGTGGCCCGCCTTAACGCAGAAAACGACGCCTCTTCTTTTGTGGAAGAGGGAAAATATTTAGAGGCCCTGGCCGCGCTTGAAAATGGCCTGGCCAAAGTGCCGGGCGACTCAGGTTTATTGATTTTTAAAGGAGTGGTGCTGGAAGCTTTGGGTCAAGAAGAGGAAGCGGCCCAAACATTTGCCCAGGCGCAGGAATTGATTACCGACCCTAAAGAGTTTTACCTGGCCCGCGCCCAACTGTATTTGCGGATGAACCAGCCGGAAAAAGCCGAGCGAGAGGCTCTGGCCGCCCTGGAACTTGATGAAGAGTTTGGCCGAACCTGGCTGACTTTGGGGCAGGCGTATGAGTTGCAGGGCCGGGTGCTGGAAGCCCTGGAGACTTACGAAACCGCCGGCCAGGTTGCTTTTGATCAGAATGAAAACGAAGTGTACGTGCTTTCGCGGATGGCCCTGGCCCGTCTGAGCCAGTCGCCGCCCGACCTGCCGGTTGAAGAAGCCACGGAAGAATCTGGTAATTAA
- a CDS encoding ATP-dependent Clp protease adaptor ClpS yields the protein MVRPRRCLLPKLDTDTDADTATDLDIEFVVMDEEELERPYRVIIHNDHVTTFEFVIAVLINIFELSPNRAIDVTYEAHTQGNAYVTTLPLEEAKSKVFKAQYLARQQGFPLTFTIEPE from the coding sequence ATGGTCAGGCCCAGGCGTTGTCTCTTGCCAAAATTGGATACAGACACGGACGCCGATACCGCCACCGACCTTGACATTGAGTTTGTGGTGATGGACGAAGAGGAACTGGAGCGTCCCTACCGGGTCATCATTCACAATGATCACGTGACCACGTTTGAATTTGTCATTGCGGTGCTGATAAATATTTTTGAATTGTCCCCTAACCGGGCCATTGATGTAACCTATGAGGCCCACACCCAGGGCAACGCCTACGTAACCACCCTACCTCTGGAAGAGGCTAAAAGTAAGGTTTTTAAAGCGCAATACCTGGCCCGCCAGCAAGGCTTTCCGCTCACGTTTACCATTGAACCGGAGTAA